One genomic window of Alphaproteobacteria bacterium includes the following:
- a CDS encoding branched-chain amino acid ABC transporter permease, with amino-acid sequence MSDLAPILVDGTTYASYLFLVAVGLTLIYGVMNILNVAHGSLYALGAFTSAWAVGEYMNADYPVIGTYVLLLLAAVVVGLVMGLVLERGLLQWMYGRDEIVIVLVTYAAFLILEDVTKLVFGVQSYMPWQPRDLPGFVDIGDISFFTYDFGLMGLAAVVGLGVWFGINRTRPGKLLHVVIFDRELARALGVNVTRVFTVTFVVGAMLGALGGAVTAPMLSVVPGIGVEIIVLAFAVVVIGGLGSIEGAALGALFVGFGRVLAVKYMPELELFIVYGVMALVLIIRPQGLFGRVETRKI; translated from the coding sequence ATGAGCGACCTTGCTCCCATTCTGGTCGACGGCACGACCTATGCCTCGTACCTCTTTCTGGTCGCGGTGGGGCTCACCCTGATTTACGGGGTGATGAACATCCTCAATGTCGCCCATGGTAGCCTTTATGCGCTCGGTGCCTTCACCTCGGCATGGGCGGTGGGCGAATACATGAATGCGGACTATCCGGTCATCGGCACTTATGTGCTGTTGCTACTTGCCGCTGTCGTGGTCGGCCTGGTCATGGGTTTAGTGCTGGAACGCGGTCTTTTACAGTGGATGTACGGGCGCGACGAAATCGTGATCGTCCTTGTGACCTACGCCGCCTTTCTGATTCTCGAAGACGTTACGAAGCTGGTCTTCGGCGTGCAGTCCTACATGCCTTGGCAACCGCGTGACCTTCCGGGCTTCGTTGATATCGGTGACATCTCGTTCTTTACTTATGACTTCGGGTTGATGGGTCTGGCTGCCGTCGTCGGGCTTGGTGTCTGGTTCGGCATCAACCGCACGCGCCCGGGCAAGCTGTTGCACGTCGTGATCTTCGATCGTGAGCTTGCCCGGGCCCTAGGTGTCAATGTCACGCGCGTCTTCACTGTCACGTTCGTGGTTGGCGCCATGCTCGGTGCACTCGGCGGCGCGGTCACAGCGCCCATGCTGTCAGTAGTGCCGGGTATTGGAGTCGAGATCATAGTGCTCGCCTTTGCCGTGGTGGTGATCGGCGGCTTGGGTAGCATCGAGGGCGCGGCGCTCGGCGCGCTTTTTGTCGGGTTTGGCCGCGTGCTGGCGGTCAAGTACATGCCTGAGCTCGAGCTTTTCATCGTCTATGGCGTCATGGCTCTGGTCCTAATTATACGCCCGCAAGGGCTGTTTGGGCGCGTCGAGACGCGCAAGATATGA
- a CDS encoding branched-chain amino acid ABC transporter permease, giving the protein MTRDFTVFGMVVALVTLLAGYLVLPGWAVNMVALSLATGLVVLGLMVQMRAGLVSFGQALYYGIGAYAAAMSYTFMGISDIFVLSIIGVTISGVIAFMLGFLMARYRAIFFAMLSLALSMILFGLLVNSAELGSTDGFSVGRPSYFTYQPGSGQRLTFELYGLICVFAFLCAFAAHRYLSSTMGYIGEAIRENEVRVEYLGISVRRAIHIKYVLAAMLSGLGGVLTALLIGHVTPEDFVYWTKSGEFVFVAILSGTGSVAAPFVGALIFELVRTYALQYAPNFWQMLLGGTLLLVILFLPGGLWSIFRLPKERS; this is encoded by the coding sequence ATGACACGCGATTTCACCGTCTTCGGTATGGTCGTGGCGCTGGTCACCCTGCTTGCGGGCTATCTGGTGCTGCCGGGTTGGGCCGTAAACATGGTCGCCTTGTCGCTAGCGACGGGCTTGGTCGTGCTGGGCCTGATGGTGCAGATGCGCGCTGGGCTGGTCTCGTTCGGCCAGGCACTCTATTACGGCATCGGAGCCTACGCGGCGGCGATGTCTTACACTTTCATGGGTATCAGTGATATTTTTGTTCTGTCTATCATCGGCGTTACTATTTCCGGTGTGATCGCATTCATGCTTGGCTTTCTGATGGCACGCTACCGGGCAATATTTTTTGCCATGCTCAGTCTGGCCTTATCCATGATTTTGTTCGGGCTGCTGGTTAACAGCGCCGAGCTGGGCAGTACCGACGGCTTCAGTGTTGGGCGGCCGAGCTATTTCACCTACCAGCCGGGTAGCGGACAGCGGCTTACCTTTGAGCTGTATGGCTTGATATGCGTGTTTGCGTTTCTTTGCGCTTTTGCTGCGCATCGCTATCTCTCGTCCACCATGGGCTATATCGGCGAAGCTATCCGTGAGAACGAGGTGCGCGTCGAATATCTCGGCATCTCCGTGCGCCGGGCTATCCATATCAAGTATGTGTTGGCGGCGATGTTATCTGGGCTCGGTGGCGTTTTGACCGCGCTTCTTATCGGTCACGTTACGCCCGAGGACTTTGTCTATTGGACCAAGTCTGGTGAATTTGTTTTCGTCGCCATCCTCAGTGGTACCGGCAGCGTCGCGGCGCCGTTTGTGGGCGCGTTGATCTTCGAACTAGTGCGCACCTACGCGCTCCAGTACGCCCCGAACTTCTGGCAGATGTTGCTCGGCGGCACATTGTTGCTGGTGATTCTGTTTCTGCCGGGCGGCCTGTGGTCGATTTTTCGGCTGCCCAAGGAGCGCTCCTGA
- a CDS encoding phytanoyl-CoA dioxygenase family protein, giving the protein MEFDKAGLRSFADSTAICEDGETLRERLHADGYLFLRGLLSVEPLAALRRKCLNVIAEAGWLREDQPSDDAAARPEAACVDPDDAFVAVLRRLYRFEALHALPHQSALIDLFERILGGAVLAHPLVIPRIVFPKRAEFTTPPHQDYVHIQGTPETYTAWVPLDDCPMSRGALSVARSSHKQGVHDFAVSNGAGGMIVSDPLEGTWHAEDFALGDVLIFHSLSVHRALPNLSDNLRQSIDMRFQRASDPVTELSLSPYAGMGTWENIYEGWSGDVPQYYWWDATPRIVPFDRQYYERRDSIAFEMAERGDGEARAALQRIVQRDPDAAKRDKASQLIGKLDSVAV; this is encoded by the coding sequence ATGGAATTTGATAAGGCCGGGCTAAGGTCGTTCGCGGATTCCACAGCGATCTGCGAGGACGGCGAAACGCTGCGCGAGCGTCTACACGCCGACGGCTATCTGTTCTTGCGTGGCTTGCTGTCGGTGGAACCGCTTGCGGCGTTGCGTCGCAAGTGCCTCAACGTGATTGCTGAGGCCGGCTGGCTGCGTGAGGACCAGCCATCGGACGACGCTGCGGCCAGGCCAGAGGCCGCCTGCGTCGATCCCGATGACGCATTCGTCGCTGTATTGCGGCGGCTCTATCGTTTTGAGGCCCTACATGCCTTGCCCCACCAATCGGCGCTGATCGATCTGTTCGAGCGGATATTGGGCGGGGCGGTGCTGGCGCATCCGTTGGTTATCCCGCGCATCGTCTTTCCCAAGCGTGCCGAATTCACCACGCCACCGCACCAAGACTATGTGCACATCCAGGGAACACCCGAGACCTATACCGCCTGGGTTCCCCTCGACGACTGCCCCATGAGCCGGGGTGCCTTGTCGGTCGCGCGCAGCTCGCACAAGCAGGGAGTGCATGACTTTGCCGTTTCCAACGGCGCCGGCGGCATGATTGTGTCTGATCCCCTGGAGGGAACCTGGCATGCTGAAGATTTTGCGTTGGGTGATGTGCTAATCTTTCACAGCCTCAGCGTTCATCGTGCGCTGCCAAACCTATCGGACAACCTGCGCCAATCCATCGATATGCGCTTCCAACGCGCAAGTGATCCCGTCACGGAGCTGTCTCTGTCGCCCTACGCCGGAATGGGAACCTGGGAGAATATCTACGAGGGCTGGTCGGGAGATGTTCCGCAATATTACTGGTGGGATGCGACGCCCCGTATTGTCCCGTTTGACAGGCAGTATTATGAGCGCCGCGACAGTATTGCATTTGAGATGGCTGAGCGCGGTGATGGCGAAGCTCGCGCGGCGTTGCAGCGTATCGTCCAACGGGACCCCGATGCCGCGAAGCGCGACAAGGCGAGCCAGCTTATCGGAAAGCTCGACAGCGTGGCGGTGTAA
- a CDS encoding beta-propeller fold lactonase family protein: MRHCHVIVPALAALAALSQPVLADLMLAGGDSKVSFSETGAVFGPPGNDVVSVIDIGGDPANPRIIADLPLMNSVFGPPTNLAITPDESLALIANAMDWTQDYSGWKPSPHNQIHIVDLTLDPPQAIETLTVGRQPSGLAISRNGKIALVAYRADDAIGVLEIDGKSVRLVQTLEMGEQVAAVAITPAGDRALVAKFPGHKIAVLEIENGRISYDPTLDMPVGQWPYNIKISPDGSFALSADNGNGGRSDGHIDTVSVIDLEATPPRVIDRVVVGDAPEGLAISPTGEIAVAILLRGSAGVAHDSWYYNRNGSVVVLAIDDKTLTRVAEIEVEGLPEGVVFSPDGSYLYVGNFVDSTISVLKVDGTKVTNTGHTLALPAPPGSMGSSLP, translated from the coding sequence ATGCGCCATTGTCATGTCATCGTGCCCGCGCTTGCCGCCTTGGCAGCGCTGTCCCAGCCCGTACTCGCCGATCTGATGTTGGCCGGCGGCGACAGCAAAGTGAGCTTCAGCGAAACCGGTGCGGTATTTGGCCCCCCCGGCAACGACGTGGTCTCGGTCATCGATATCGGCGGCGATCCCGCCAACCCGCGCATTATTGCCGATCTGCCGTTGATGAACTCGGTCTTCGGGCCACCCACAAATCTCGCCATCACGCCCGATGAAAGCCTGGCTTTGATCGCCAACGCCATGGACTGGACCCAGGATTATAGTGGCTGGAAGCCCTCACCTCACAACCAGATTCATATCGTCGACTTGACCCTCGATCCACCACAGGCGATCGAAACCCTGACGGTCGGCCGCCAACCCTCGGGCCTCGCCATCAGCCGCAACGGCAAGATCGCCTTGGTCGCTTATCGCGCCGACGACGCCATCGGCGTCTTAGAGATCGACGGCAAGTCGGTACGCCTCGTGCAGACTTTGGAGATGGGCGAGCAGGTGGCGGCGGTGGCCATCACGCCGGCAGGCGACCGGGCGCTGGTAGCCAAGTTTCCCGGCCACAAGATCGCCGTGCTCGAAATCGAGAACGGCCGGATAAGCTACGACCCGACACTCGATATGCCGGTCGGACAATGGCCCTACAACATCAAGATCAGCCCGGATGGCAGCTTCGCACTGAGCGCCGATAACGGAAATGGCGGGCGTTCTGACGGCCACATCGACACGGTCAGCGTCATCGATCTGGAAGCCACACCACCGCGCGTGATCGACAGAGTGGTAGTTGGCGACGCGCCTGAGGGCTTAGCCATCAGCCCGACCGGCGAGATCGCCGTTGCCATTTTACTGCGCGGTAGCGCCGGCGTCGCGCACGATAGCTGGTACTACAACCGTAACGGCAGCGTCGTGGTTCTCGCCATCGACGACAAGACCCTAACCCGGGTCGCCGAGATCGAGGTAGAGGGCCTGCCGGAGGGTGTCGTCTTTAGTCCCGATGGCAGCTACCTCTATGTCGGAAATTTTGTTGACAGCACAATCTCCGTCCTCAAGGTCGACGGCACCAAAGTCACGAATACCGGCCACACCTTGGCGCTGCCTGCGCCGCCGGGCTCTATGGGCAGCAGCCTGCCTTAA
- the gyrA gene encoding DNA gyrase subunit A, giving the protein MTDTSEVRPRGVAPVSIEEEMKRSYLDYAMSVIVSRALPDVRDGLKPVHRRILFSMEENGYQWNRPYRKSARVVGDVMGKYHPHGDTAIYDAMVRMAQDFSMRLPLIDGQGNFGSMDGDRPAAMRYTEARLARSATALLDDLDKDTVDFQANYDESEHEPTVLPARFPNLLVNGAGGIAVGMATNVPPHNLGEVVAAALALIDDPEMTIEALMEIVPGPDFPTGGLIMGRAGIHAAYHTGRGSVVMRGRVTEENDERTIVITEIPYQVNKSRLVEQVAEAVRDKRIEGISDLRDESDRDGVRVVVELKRNANFEVVLSQLYRYTPLQTSFGVNALALDGGRPQQLTLKRMLEAFLAFREEVITRRTKYELRRARERAHILAGLAVAVANIDDIIAVIRNAADADAARRGLMDRAWPAQDVAPVIALIDEPGHAVDGDGNYRLSAIQTKAILDLRLQRLTGLEREKIAKDLEDVTARIVDYLDVLRSRTRVLDILRGELRDVAEQFGDSPRRTTIQDAEFEHDIEDLIQREDMVVTLTHKGYVKRVPLSTYRAQRRGGKGRSGMATREEDFVSRIFVANTHTPMLFFTSRGMAHSRKVYRLPLGTPQARGRSLVNLLPLAEGETIATMMPLPENEESWGALHVMFSTSQGTVRRNALSDFTNIMANGKIAMKLEDKGELIGVQPCGEDDDVLLAAASGKCIRFSVTDVRVFAGRSSTGVRGIRLKDNDRVISMSILDHAEADSTAFRDAYLRHAMAVRRGDDEVPPHEPAYDELAAGEQFILTVTENGYGKRSSAYEYRIAGRGGQGIINIETSDRNGEVVASFPVGDEDQILLVTDGGQLIRCPVADIRIAGRNTQGVTLFKTAEGERVVSVSRLDESVLDGDEDEDGNPD; this is encoded by the coding sequence TTGACAGATACCAGCGAAGTCCGACCGCGCGGCGTAGCGCCAGTGTCGATCGAGGAGGAGATGAAGCGCTCCTACCTTGATTATGCCATGAGTGTGATCGTTAGTCGTGCGCTTCCAGATGTGCGTGATGGCCTCAAGCCGGTGCACCGCCGCATCCTCTTTTCCATGGAGGAAAACGGCTATCAGTGGAACCGCCCCTATCGTAAGTCGGCCCGTGTGGTCGGCGACGTAATGGGCAAGTACCACCCGCACGGGGACACTGCTATCTACGATGCCATGGTGCGGATGGCGCAGGATTTTTCCATGCGCCTGCCGCTGATCGATGGTCAGGGCAATTTCGGTTCCATGGACGGCGACCGGCCTGCCGCCATGCGTTATACCGAGGCGCGTTTGGCGCGCTCGGCCACGGCGCTGCTGGATGATCTCGATAAGGACACGGTTGACTTTCAAGCCAATTACGACGAGTCGGAGCACGAGCCAACGGTGTTGCCGGCACGTTTTCCCAATTTGCTGGTCAACGGCGCCGGCGGCATCGCCGTCGGCATGGCCACCAACGTGCCGCCCCACAATCTGGGCGAGGTCGTGGCGGCGGCCTTGGCACTGATCGACGACCCGGAGATGACCATCGAGGCCCTGATGGAGATCGTGCCGGGTCCCGATTTCCCGACCGGTGGGCTGATTATGGGCAGGGCGGGTATTCACGCGGCCTACCACACCGGGCGCGGCTCGGTGGTCATGCGCGGGCGCGTGACGGAGGAGAATGACGAGCGCACTATCGTCATTACCGAAATCCCCTATCAGGTCAACAAATCGCGCTTGGTGGAGCAGGTCGCGGAGGCGGTGCGCGATAAGCGCATCGAAGGTATTTCGGATCTGCGTGACGAATCCGACCGTGACGGCGTACGTGTCGTTGTTGAGCTGAAGCGCAATGCTAATTTCGAGGTCGTGCTGAGCCAGCTTTATCGTTATACGCCGCTGCAAACGAGCTTTGGTGTCAACGCCCTGGCGCTTGACGGCGGTAGGCCGCAGCAACTCACCCTCAAGCGCATGCTGGAAGCCTTTCTTGCTTTTCGCGAGGAGGTGATCACCCGGCGCACCAAGTACGAGCTAAGACGGGCCCGCGAGCGCGCCCATATCCTCGCCGGCCTGGCGGTCGCGGTCGCTAATATCGACGACATCATTGCCGTCATCCGCAACGCTGCCGATGCGGATGCGGCACGCAGAGGTCTCATGGATCGGGCTTGGCCGGCCCAGGACGTGGCACCGGTGATTGCCCTCATCGACGAACCTGGCCACGCTGTCGATGGGGACGGCAATTATCGCCTTTCTGCGATCCAGACCAAGGCAATACTCGACCTTCGCTTACAACGTTTGACTGGGCTCGAGCGCGAGAAGATCGCCAAGGACCTCGAGGATGTGACGGCCCGTATCGTCGACTATCTCGATGTCTTGCGTTCGCGCACCCGCGTGCTCGATATCCTGCGGGGAGAATTACGCGATGTGGCCGAGCAATTCGGCGATAGCCCGCGTCGCACGACCATCCAGGATGCCGAGTTCGAGCACGATATCGAGGATCTAATCCAGCGTGAAGACATGGTCGTGACGCTTACTCACAAAGGCTACGTCAAGCGCGTACCGCTTTCCACCTATCGCGCCCAGCGCCGCGGCGGCAAGGGGCGTTCCGGCATGGCGACGCGTGAGGAGGATTTTGTCTCGCGTATCTTCGTCGCTAACACTCACACGCCGATGCTGTTCTTCACCAGCCGCGGCATGGCCCATTCGCGCAAAGTCTACCGCCTGCCGCTCGGCACACCGCAGGCGCGTGGCCGGTCGCTGGTTAACCTGTTGCCACTGGCCGAGGGCGAAACTATCGCCACCATGATGCCTTTACCTGAAAACGAGGAGAGCTGGGGCGCGCTCCACGTGATGTTTTCCACTTCGCAAGGTACCGTCAGGCGCAATGCGTTGTCCGACTTCACCAACATTATGGCCAACGGCAAGATTGCCATGAAGCTCGAGGACAAGGGCGAGTTGATCGGCGTGCAGCCCTGCGGTGAGGACGATGACGTGCTGCTGGCGGCGGCCAGCGGCAAGTGCATCCGTTTCTCAGTCACCGATGTGCGTGTCTTCGCCGGGCGCAGCTCGACGGGTGTGCGCGGCATCCGTTTGAAGGACAATGACCGGGTTATTTCCATGTCGATCCTCGACCATGCCGAGGCTGACAGTACTGCCTTCCGCGACGCCTATCTGCGTCACGCCATGGCTGTGCGCCGCGGCGACGACGAAGTGCCGCCCCACGAGCCGGCCTACGACGAACTCGCCGCCGGCGAGCAGTTCATTTTGACGGTTACCGAGAATGGCTACGGTAAACGCAGTTCGGCCTACGAATACCGCATCGCCGGGCGCGGTGGCCAAGGCATCATCAACATCGAGACCTCTGACCGCAACGGTGAGGTTGTGGCCTCCTTCCCGGTTGGTGACGAAGACCAAATCCTACTAGTCACCGACGGTGGCCAGCTCATCCGCTGCCCCGTCGCAGACATTCGCATAGCCGGCCGCAACACCCAGGGCGTAACGCTTTTTAAGACGGCAGAAGGCGAGCGCGTGGTCTCCGTGAGCCGGCTGGACGAGTCGGTACTGGATGGGGATGAGGATGAGGACGGCAACCCTGATTAG
- the ssb gene encoding single-stranded DNA-binding protein — MAGSVNKVILVGNLGRDPETRTMQNGGRVANLSVATSESWKGKDGQRQERTEWHRVVIFNEHLLDVAEKYLHKGSKVYIEGQLQTRKWQDQSGNDKYSTEVVLQRFRGELQMLDSRGEGGGGDMAGEVASGGYGGGRDGSAPSGGDFDDDIPF, encoded by the coding sequence ATGGCGGGAAGCGTCAACAAGGTGATCTTGGTCGGCAATCTGGGGCGGGATCCGGAAACTCGCACGATGCAGAACGGCGGCCGTGTCGCTAATCTGAGCGTTGCTACCAGCGAGTCGTGGAAGGGTAAGGATGGCCAGCGCCAAGAGCGCACCGAGTGGCATCGCGTGGTGATCTTCAACGAGCACCTGCTCGATGTGGCAGAGAAATATCTCCACAAAGGGTCGAAGGTCTATATCGAAGGCCAGTTGCAGACCCGCAAGTGGCAGGATCAGTCGGGCAACGACAAGTACTCGACCGAGGTCGTGCTACAGCGCTTCCGCGGTGAGTTACAAATGCTCGATAGCCGGGGCGAAGGTGGTGGTGGTGACATGGCGGGCGAGGTCGCTAGTGGCGGTTATGGCGGCGGAAGAGATGGCTCGGCCCCGAGCGGTGGCGACTTCGACGACGATATTCCCTTCTAG
- a CDS encoding biotin/lipoyl-containing protein, which translates to MASQVHTDVPGNVWKVLVAAGDNVKTGDVLFILEVMKTEVPHEAPVDGTVSAVHLTEGAEGVEEGVLAVEIA; encoded by the coding sequence ATGGCATCTCAGGTTCACACGGATGTGCCGGGCAATGTCTGGAAAGTGCTGGTGGCGGCGGGAGATAACGTTAAGACCGGCGATGTGTTGTTCATTCTCGAAGTTATGAAAACCGAGGTGCCTCATGAGGCGCCGGTCGATGGTACGGTCAGTGCGGTCCATCTGACGGAAGGGGCGGAAGGCGTGGAGGAAGGCGTTCTCGCCGTCGAGATTGCTTGA
- the uvrA gene encoding excinuclease ABC subunit UvrA, translated as MHTDISIRGAREHNLKSIDVDLPRNSLVVITGLSGSGKSSLAFDTIYAEGQRRYVESLSAYARQFLELMEKPDVDSIDGLSPAIAIDQKTTSRNPRSTVGTVTEIYDYMRLLWARIGIPYSPATGLPIESQSVSQMVDGIVAMADGTRLYLLAPAVRGRKGEYRKEIAELMRRGFQRLKVDGEIYEIDDVPKLDKKRKHDIEVVVDRLVVREGMGNRLADSIETALALSDGLAIAEDADNGERTTFSARFACPVSGFTIDEIEPRLFSFNNPFGACPACGGLGTHTYFDAELVVPDDSLSLREGTIAPWANASTQYYQQSLESLAKHYKFKFNKPFKELPEKIQKAILYGSDGADVVMTYDDGLRNYTTERPFEGVIPNLERRFRDTENAWLREELARFQSEAPCEACAGYRLKPAALAVKIGGCHIGEITERSIGAIASWFAELESTLSENQREIAHRVLKEITLRLGFLVDVGLDYLTLSRNSGTLSGGESQRIRLASQIGSGLTGVLYVLDEPSIGLHQRDNARLLSTLENLRDLGNTVIVVEHDEDAIRAADHVIDMGPGAGEHGGQIVAAGTPGDILADSASLTGQYLSGRRKIPVPGQRRESAREITIIGACENNLQDITVSIPLGTLTCVTGVSGSGKSSLIVDTLYPALARRISRARLHPGAHETIEGMAYLDKVVDIDQSPIGRTPRSNPATYTGCFTPIRDWFAGLPAAKARGYKPGRFSFNVKGGRCEACQGDGVIKIEMHFLPDVYVTCDTCHGARYNRETLEVLYRDKSIAGVLDMTVEEAADFFGAVPTIRGKLETLKRVGLGYIRVGQPATTLSGGEAQRVKLAKELSRRATGKTLYILDEPTTGLHSEDIRKLLEVLQALVETGNTVVVIEHNLEVIKTADWIIDLGPDGGDGGGCVVAEGTPEEVAANQESYTGKYLARPLGLKRRNGRKRKKAS; from the coding sequence ATGCACACTGACATATCCATACGCGGCGCCCGCGAGCATAACCTCAAATCCATTGACGTAGATCTGCCGCGCAACTCTCTCGTCGTGATCACGGGCCTCTCGGGCTCGGGCAAATCCTCGCTCGCCTTCGACACTATCTATGCCGAAGGCCAGCGGCGCTATGTCGAGAGCCTGTCGGCCTATGCTCGACAATTCCTTGAGCTGATGGAAAAGCCGGATGTTGATTCGATCGACGGCTTGTCGCCGGCCATCGCTATCGACCAGAAGACGACCTCTCGCAACCCGCGCTCCACAGTGGGCACGGTGACTGAGATCTACGACTACATGCGCCTGCTCTGGGCGCGAATCGGCATCCCCTATTCGCCAGCCACCGGTCTGCCCATCGAGAGCCAGAGCGTAAGCCAGATGGTCGACGGCATCGTGGCCATGGCTGACGGCACGCGACTGTATTTGCTGGCGCCCGCGGTGCGTGGGCGCAAGGGCGAGTACCGTAAGGAGATCGCAGAGCTGATGAGGCGCGGCTTCCAGCGGCTCAAGGTTGACGGTGAGATTTACGAGATAGACGACGTGCCGAAGCTCGACAAGAAGCGCAAGCACGATATCGAGGTGGTGGTGGATCGGCTGGTGGTGCGCGAGGGCATGGGCAACCGGCTCGCGGATTCCATCGAGACCGCGCTCGCACTCTCCGACGGCCTCGCCATTGCCGAAGACGCCGATAACGGCGAACGCACCACCTTCTCGGCGCGCTTCGCCTGCCCAGTCTCGGGCTTCACCATAGACGAAATTGAGCCGCGACTATTTTCCTTCAACAATCCCTTCGGCGCCTGCCCCGCTTGCGGCGGCCTCGGCACGCACACCTATTTCGATGCCGAGTTAGTCGTACCGGACGACAGCCTGTCTCTACGCGAGGGTACAATTGCGCCTTGGGCAAATGCCTCGACGCAATATTACCAGCAAAGTTTGGAGAGCTTAGCCAAGCACTATAAATTCAAATTTAACAAGCCTTTCAAGGAACTACCTGAAAAAATTCAAAAAGCAATTCTCTATGGCTCCGATGGTGCCGACGTGGTCATGACCTATGACGACGGCCTGCGCAACTACACGACAGAGCGCCCCTTCGAAGGCGTCATCCCCAATCTCGAGCGACGCTTCCGCGATACTGAAAACGCCTGGCTGCGGGAAGAGCTAGCCCGCTTCCAAAGCGAGGCACCGTGCGAGGCTTGCGCCGGTTACCGCCTCAAACCCGCGGCACTTGCCGTGAAGATCGGCGGCTGCCATATCGGCGAGATTACCGAGCGCTCCATCGGCGCCATCGCAAGCTGGTTCGCCGAGCTCGAATCTACCCTCAGCGAAAACCAGCGCGAGATTGCCCACCGGGTGCTCAAGGAGATCACGCTCAGGCTCGGCTTCCTGGTCGATGTTGGGCTCGATTATCTTACTTTGTCGCGCAACTCAGGAACCTTGTCGGGCGGCGAAAGCCAACGCATCCGCCTCGCCTCGCAGATCGGCTCCGGGCTGACGGGCGTACTCTACGTGCTCGACGAGCCTTCGATCGGGTTGCATCAGCGCGACAATGCGCGGCTGCTGTCAACGCTAGAGAACCTGCGCGACCTCGGCAATACGGTTATCGTGGTCGAGCACGACGAAGATGCGATCCGCGCCGCCGACCATGTCATCGACATGGGCCCCGGCGCGGGCGAGCACGGCGGCCAGATAGTGGCCGCAGGCACGCCCGGCGACATTCTCGCCGACAGCGCCAGCCTCACCGGACAATACTTGTCCGGGCGGCGCAAGATTCCCGTGCCCGGACAGCGCCGCGAAAGCGCCAGGGAAATCACCATCATCGGCGCCTGCGAGAACAACCTACAGGATATCACGGTCTCGATCCCACTCGGCACGCTGACCTGCGTCACCGGTGTCTCGGGCAGCGGCAAGTCGAGCCTCATCGTCGACACGCTATATCCCGCCCTCGCCCGCCGCATCAGCCGCGCCCGTCTTCATCCCGGCGCACACGAGACCATCGAAGGCATGGCCTACCTAGACAAGGTGGTCGATATCGACCAATCGCCCATTGGACGCACACCACGCTCCAACCCGGCCACCTATACGGGCTGCTTCACGCCCATCCGGGATTGGTTCGCCGGCCTGCCCGCAGCCAAGGCGCGCGGGTACAAGCCCGGCCGCTTTTCGTTCAACGTTAAGGGCGGGCGCTGCGAGGCCTGCCAGGGCGACGGCGTCATCAAGATCGAGATGCACTTTCTGCCAGACGTCTACGTCACCTGCGACACCTGTCACGGCGCCCGCTATAACCGCGAAACGCTTGAAGTTCTGTACCGTGACAAGTCCATCGCCGGCGTGCTCGACATGACCGTCGAAGAAGCGGCCGATTTCTTCGGCGCCGTACCCACCATCCGCGGTAAGCTGGAGACTTTGAAGCGCGTAGGCCTCGGCTACATTCGGGTTGGCCAGCCGGCGACAACGCTCTCAGGCGGTGAGGCGCAGCGCGTGAAACTCGCCAAGGAACTTTCCCGCCGGGCTACGGGCAAGACACTCTACATCCTCGACGAGCCCACTACGGGCCTCCATTCTGAGGACATCCGCAAGCTGCTGGAAGTACTCCAGGCCCTGGTCGAGACAGGCAATACGGTGGTGGTGATCGAGCATAACCTGGAGGTCATCAAGACCGCCGACTGGATCATCGATCTCGGGCCCGACGGCGGCGACGGTGGCGGCTGTGTGGTCGCCGAAGGCACGCCGGAAGAGGTGGCCGCTAACCAAGAAAGCTATACCGGCAAATACCTGGCCCGTCCGTTGGGCCTAAAGCGCCGCAACGGGCGCAAACGAAAGAAAGCGTCATAA